From the genome of Plectropomus leopardus isolate mb chromosome 4, YSFRI_Pleo_2.0, whole genome shotgun sequence:
CTTCTCAGAAACAAcgttgtgtttatttctgcaggcTAAGggtatgaaagaaaacatgtggCATTCAGCACATTAATACCAAATGTTTTATACAGTCATCCCCAGATTAGCAACggtgcagtttgtttttcatgtaagCAGTAAAGTTTGTCAAATGTGTATTGAGACTTTTATGAGGACACATTATATATGGATTTACTTTAGTGTACCTCTGtgcattcttttcttttttcatgaataCAACAGAATCAAAAGAGTGAAACTCTTTTTTGACTTTCACCTTTCCACTAATGGAAACCAATAGTGAAAAATGAGCCAGGGGAAAAGCTCTTAAGTGTTCTGCATTTTTTGGCTGAGGCTATAAATTATTGTTACTGATAATTGTGATAATTGTTAAAAGGCGAAATAAACtgacaaatatgacaaaaaaaatatctggaaACCATTATATACAGTCAAATACAATCTAGTCCACTACAAGTATTACAATTTCGATAATAAAAGATGTCTATAATAATCAACTTACAGACAATTGATCTCCATAGACTAATCCTTATGGACCTTAATTTTACAGCCAATACGGAAAATTCAAATCTGTCGAAGATATTTCTTTTTGCAGCTCAAAAGTAATGGACTAAAGCCCATTACGTCAAAATGTGTCTTTAGGCTCCCATGGTGATCTAATCGTTTTGCCTTTGTACACGacttcatgtgtgttttttttaaacattcaccAGGCAGCAGTACTAAAATGAGCTACCTTATTCCACAGGCGTTACAGAGAGGGGTCCCGTCCTCTGCGTCCCTCCACATGGGGGTTTTCTTAGTGCAGCATGATGCACAGACTTTCCCCTCTGATggaacagaaaagaaacaaatattgaGGCTGTGTTACAGTACATTTGAACTGagtgtactttaaaaaaaagaaaaagaaagaaaaagtttctGTTAACATTAAATTTCAGTATAAGTTTAATACTGCAATATGACCTGAGGGAGTGCATATTTGGTGCcgttttgtgaaatatatataaatatatatttaaggaTTTATAAGtgacaaatatgattgactgaaaacaatatttattggTTGAAAGGGAAGATTGTCTCAtttgtaaaacataaacaactgTACATTCTTATGTATATTGAGTGTAGGAGCTCACTGTAACATCTATGTTGCATTCTGCTGTTAACTAACATAATTTAATAAGGCTGTAAATATATGTGGTGTCACAGACGATTCTCAGCTGGTTTGTCTGAATGCTGGAGATACAAACTATTCATGCTCCCTTTTGACCAAAGAGAGAGGCATATGCACGTTTTCAGAAGTGAAggtttatcatttaaaatgtgttagtGAGGAGAGATGCTTatcaaaattgaattgaaatgtcTTGAACTTTTGCTGCTCCTAAAACacagggacacaaacactggccGCACAGCTGAAAGCAAAAATTccatgttgaaatgtaaagtgttGACTGCTATTAAGGACACTCATTGATACCCATTATGGTTACTGGATGTTTACACAATAGTTTCCCCAAAATATTCATCAAAAGTGCACCACCTGTCCCGAGCGTTGTCAAATCACGGTTTGATGTTGTGGCGTCCTCTAGTGGAGCAAACAGGTATTTCATGCAACTTCAAACCTGCTTTATTTGAATTAGAGTAATGCTTGTGATGCCTTCATTTCATTGCAGTATTTATATTTGAGCATGTGCCATAaagaaacattaataaataatccCCCTATTAgtctgacctttttttaaatttgtgggaTTGTTTTTCAACTGAATTGAAAGGCTGAGGATAGAGAGTGATGTATAaagattttaaagctttatgAGACAAACTTGTAATTTCGAGCAactgtaaataacattttttttgccttaaaatgtTCCATCTGTATTTATTAATGAGGCTATCCATTTAAATTGCACATTGTTGTCTAGGGAGCCcataaaaatgtgaacataaaCTGACATAAGCTTTACAGAGCAGTGAGGGCACTTGAGTGGTACTCACTGGACACACTGGTCGTCAGGTCACCCTCCTCATCCGAGCTGCTGGTTTTAAGTGATTTCTGGGACATCCGTGTCCTCGGCCTTGGTTTTCTTACACTCTTGCGGAGCTCCTTGCTGCAGCACACACCGATAATTTTACTTTTAGACATAACACATAAGACACTTTTGTCATACAgaagtaaaatgaaattatgtttggttACTCTCAAGCTGGCAGCTGtacacaaatgtaataaaacattaaatgaaagcTAAGTTAGAACATtaagacaagataaaaaaaacaaggtaaaactGCAATTAATGACAAGATAAAACAGTGACAAATAAGTCTAAGCataaatgataattatatatgaAGTGTGTctgaaatatcaataaataaatggcagCAGCAGGTTTAAAGTGCATTGTGGCTCAAGTCATTGCACAATATAAAGTGCATGTGCTTAAATCAGTGCATATTAGCAGCCatgggtcagtgtgtgtgtgcatgtgttatgGAGGAGGGGATGATGAAGGCTACAGCTCTGGGGAAGAAGCTAGTTGTCATGACCATCTAGTCAATGAAAACATATAGTGAATCTGTCACTACCTGTACTTTGAAGTTATGAGGAGCCGACACTGTTCCCTATTGTCGTCCAGCTCCGTGTCCATCCTGAATGTCACTCCCTGGAAGTCTGGATCTTGGATGTTAGCACTGCGGCTTGGATGAGGTTGTTTTCTGGGAGTTTTTGTTCTCCACTGCTGGGTAGACAAAGGAGCAATTTCCTCCTCTTGCACTGGCCTGGGCTCTGGTTTTGAGGTTGCAGAGGGTGAAGTGTCTGTTTCTCCATTATAGCTTGAGGATTTGGGTTGCGCAACTGGAGGGCATTCTTCCTCTATGTGGGCATCTGTGCATTCTGCTTtagatgctgtttttttgtcggTCTGTTTTGAAAGCAAGTGACACTTCCCTGTAGCATTATATAAAAGTGATGCTGATGGCGAAGAAGGCAGGACAGAGCTCGTTGGGGacagctgtgtgtcacaaaGGGGCTCTTCGGTCCCAGCAAGGTTTGCATTGTGGTCTAGTGTTACTGCTGGCTTTGACAGAGCTACATGTGCATCTTCATTTGAGTGAACAGTCAGTTGGGCATTTCGGGTTGCACAGGGGATGCGTGTAtgtgataaaacattttcagggaGGGGAGCATGCAAACTAACCTGTTCAGAGGTGAAAAACTCCTTACACTCCTGGTTCCCCTCAAATTGTCTGTTAACACTAAGCACTGTAACAGGCTCTGCCACCGTGGAGTCTTTCACACAGCACTGTGGTTCATAACCACCGTCTCCTCTGCTGAATTCCCCTCTCACATCTTCCACAACACTAACACAGGCTGGGATTTCTTGCCTCTTGTAGATAGTCGATGGTCTCAAAGTGCACTCGACACTTACATAGTCGCCTCCGACTCCCTGATCTGTGACATCTGCTGTTGCAGTGGATGATTTGTGTATTGAAAGACCTTTTTTTGTGGTGGGTGATTCTGAGCTTTGGTCTGACTCCTCTACATCTCTTTGATGCAGGAGCCTCTCACACTGCAGATTGATCAGACTCAGTACTTTCCAGGGGCTATTGCACTTAGGATGTGGCTCAATTAAAGATGTGACCTTGCTAGTGTGACTTTCCTCTCTAACTCTTTTAAACTGATTATAAGGTGACATATGAGACAAACTGTGCTCGCAGGAACTATTAGAGTTTTGAAACAGATGGGaatcctcttcctcttttttaacTATAAAAGCACCTTGCCTGGAAGTCTCATGTAGCCACGAGGAGGGTGAATTTGCGTCCAGGAAACCGTTGTGGATTGGGGATGCTAGTTTGGAAACTTCTTGGAAGAGGAATAAGAGTGCTGAGTGGGAGGCATCGTTTTCAACTGTGCTCTGGTTTCCCTGAATGAAGGCAGATTGTGTTCTTGGTCCTGTGCTCATGTTGAGGAACTGTCTGTAttagaaaaacaagacaatgagaTCAGTAGTACAAGTTCCCAAATCGGGAGGTCAAGGCCCCCTCAAGgtagaaaagaataaaatcttgtgattttttttcagacattgctctcatatttgctttttttgttttttaaaaatgtaaaacattgtgTAGTTTTTCCTCTTCAGGCTACTGAATGTCTTTCAAATGAAacactgtgtgtatatatatatatatatatacataactCAATTTACAACTCATAGACTCACCCAGTGAGGAGACGGTACATTTATATTAAGACATCACAAGTGAAAAAGGTCAGAAACCACTATTGTAGAGGCAGAATGACATTTGAAACATAGGCACACCATAGAATATTACAccatatttatgtttacttacTGTATTTATAGTCCTGCATTTGAGCTTATATGTTATATAAGCTAACGAGTGGAAGCAAATAAACTAGGACTATAAAagtgtttcacattttgttgCCAAAGTTTGGCAAACCGTGATTGCGATGTTATTAAACAAAGAATAATATTAACTTTAgaatagttttctgaacatgttTAATTAGGCCGACATTATTAGCTAACAAGGGCTAACTGGAAGCCTctagtgtcatttttttggggggtggtcTTTTTAAAGGCCTAACAAGGTCTTGCTGTCATATGACATTAAGCCccctgtgtaaaaaaaacaacaatacatttCTACGAAAATGTAACTTCTTTAACTTACCAGAAGAACTGTAACAAAACGTAGCGCTTTCGCAGAAGTTTGAATGTGTTTTGGAGCAAAAATGTAGCCACTGCGTTCTAGAATGTTTAAGATTTTCGCGGCTTGATTGTCGCGAGCGCAGAAGTAGGTCGGATGGATATTGATACATCAATATCACTGATAGTACCACTCAAAATTGATATTCTTCCACCTTTATCATCTTAACTGTGCATCAGAAGGCTACGACCTTACTTAGGCCCAAATGTTTTGGACAAGGcctaacaaaaataaataaaataaagcgaTGATGGTCGGATTACATTTTTAGCAACTGATTTCATTTAATGTATTACCTCTGGTTACTCTGAAGcatgcagtttgttttcttaGTTTGTAGATCTACCAGATATCACTACAAGCAGCCTGTGACTTAAGGTAAATGGTCCCATGTTCTGATCTGTTATCTATTATCTTCCCTGTGATCACACTTTAACATAAAGTCCATCGAttcttgtctttatttttttattttggaccTGCCATAGTCTCGGTGGCTAATCACGTCTTTACCTTTTGGGCCCGAAGACAACAGATCAAAATGTGGTCAAAATCAAATTCAACCGGTCCATCCTGTTAACCTGTGATCGCTGTGCAATACTGTTAATACTCACTTTAGATTTCCAAATCGATCATCAGCGAGTTAATGATGAAGTGTGCCAACTTACAGGGAGCTCAAAGGGCTAGAGCTGGCTGCTGTGATGGGGCGTGTTTTTGGACCAGGAGGAGTTACGcgggtgttttttgtttgctagATTGCACCCGCTGAGGCTTAAAAGTGTTGCCAACACTGACTTTCAGTTTCACTTGGTAGCTGCTGCAAAGCTGCTACCAGAAACGGTTTGTATATTTGCTGGCTAAATGTGAGGATTTATCCAACGATACTAACAAGTGCAATAAACTGGCACTGATTTTCGGTTTGAAGAAATATAAATTTCATGTTTGTCCTCTTTGAGTTCTAGTAGTGGTGTTTTATGTTGCTGAATAACAATGGCagtattaatacattttttaaaactgattttattgcacaactttaaatatttgaaatattgagACATGGTATACACAACTGACTTCACATTTGTGCATAAGGACAAGTACAGTAGACTTAAGTAAAGGGTAGATGTGGTAAACTTATTCCATGGTAACATGAAGCCCAGCAGCTTCAAAACTTCTCCACCTCTGTTCTGCTCCGGCTCAAAGCACACCTGAACCACATACACTAATCAAACCTTAATCACTGGCAGAAGGTGCTTTAAAGTGTTATTTTCCATTTGACACTTGAAACACAATTCACCTGAATGTTTTACAATGTTTATAGTGAATAAGATGTAAGTTTCAACAGTGCAAAATCTGATTTACTTTGAGAGCTCACCCTTTCAGCTTCAGGCAACTTTCGTCtcttaaaaaacacttcattagAATATATggcttcttcttctcctgtGCCTGGCTTCAGCACCATGCAGAGGACCACATTTTTGAGGTGTATGACGTGTATGACATGAGGCTAACTATAGTCAGTGGCTACTACTTGATAAGCAATCACAACACCTACAAATGAACTTGGTGCATAAAAATGCTATGCATATGCTGCTGTAAATGCTATGCATACAATATTTCATTAGTGACGATGGACTGGCAGAAATGACTAAGAACATAATTTTATGATACTTGTGCGTATATGAGCTGTAACAAGGAATGTTCCAAAAAACCGGCACAAAGATGAACTTAATTAAAACCTGCTGTGCACTGTGTAACGCAAACACAAATTGTCTTGAATTGTCTATTTTAACAAAGAACAGTTTGTGAGATTGAATGGCATCTTGATGCTGGCCTGAGAGCTCTccacatatataaatacatagtCAGTTAAAtcttcaggtttttttctggAAGTAACCATTATTTTCAGTTATAGTGTCTGACTCTGCCTGGTGTCATCTGCAGGCCTGTCCTGTCATTGGTTAACTATGGAATTTGTCAGCTGGCAAGAAGCCTTTAGGAGTTGCTACGGACTTTACTATCCTAGCcgtgcatctctttgtggtcgaCCCCTCTTTCAACCAGCACACATGGAGTCTCGCTCGTAGCGCCACCCTTTcattttcctccatctctcatcatctcctcctcttctcagTGAGGTTTGGGCACATGGCCGTCCACGTAAAAGTTCCTGGTGACTTTGGGCAAAGTGAGCTCCATGCCCTCCAGCTCTGGAGTGAGAATGATCTGGCATCCCAGCCGAGAGTTCTCCTGAAGCATGGGCGCCATGTCCAGCATGTCATCCTCCCTAGAGTGCCAAAATGTCAGTTAACATTTATAGTGATCTCCCTTTCACCTCATCACGCACATTTGTTGAATTTCAAATGTCGTGGTTAAGAGAGATATCATATAGAGTGGACCTACCTCTCAAGAGGTTCTGGCAGTTTGTCAAAATGGTCCTCACTCACATAGACCTGACATGTCGAGCAGGCCAGTGATGCCTCACAGGCTCCTAAATGAAAGGGAACACAAATACTAAgtaatatttcttaaaatcacacttcatttaaatattcaaaggtccagcatgtaggatttagggggatattttggcagaaatggaatattatGTAATATGTACGTTTTCtttaaacacctgaaaataagcatcattgtgtttttatttccataGAATGatccatttatatctacatagaaAGCGGGTCCAAATAATGGCTCTGGATagagacatttcatttttcgcattggccaccatagttagcagcccttTAATTGTGACagtgagaaaaacactgatcttttttaacataaaactgctttattcagtgttttggttGGTTTAAAATACCAAGCCTATCTATGGATATTTCTGCTCCCAGTAAAAGCTCCTGAATCTTAAGTTATCatagaaaaaaggtgagcacatatTAGAAGGTGCTGTGGATGAATGGCCCCTCTCCAATATGCCagcatcagtaaaaaaaaaaaaaataaataaataaatttgtaaagaGTAAACTGCCTTCTGAAGTGTTTTTGCTAGTTCAAATCAcctggttcatttgttttggagaggagagacctctgcagataatttggctcctgataAAAAAACCTCTTGAGAGATCTTTCAGTGTGTTGCAATGTACAATCCCCACCACTagctgccactaaatccccttaTATCATGCACACTGGACCGTTAAAACAACGCTTTAACTGAGTAAACACTCACCCTCTAGATCAATTCCATGCTTGTGAGCCAGATACAGGACATTATCTCCCACTTTGGCCTTGACTGGGATCCTCTGGCCAGACCGATCTATATACACCACGTTCACCCTAAACAGCAGTGAGGTAAAAAAATAGTTTAGCTTTGGTAACAATGCTACATTAAAACTCATATtacaagtttttgaaaagttttattGACTCTTCTGCCTTTTTAATGCTTAAAGTTATAGatggtacaaaaacaaaatgtttgataCTCAGTAAAGTGCTTGTTACTGGCCAGTATTATTACAACTTTTGATATCATGTGTACATTGTTACTAGTATTCTGTGAATGGTAATTGGACTGCACCATATGGTTTACCCTTTAACAGGAAAAGTCATGACTTTCATTCAAGTAAAATGCGTGCGTGCATTGATTAATACCAACTGAGGACACCGTGgcacttcacaataaaagcctgtcTTAAACTTACACATCCTCCTCTGGGTCTTCTGCAGTGGAGCTCCCCTCCTCGCTGTGGTGAagaccttttaaaaaagaagcaaaaacatcGGCACCGTGAGTGTTTCTGCTGCCAGTGGTAATCTCAGCTCCCTCGGACAGTACCGGATGTGAACTATTTTTGACTTGTTGCGTGAAGTTTCACAACCACATCGAGAAATGCTGATGTAAAGTTACACAAGTGTTATTGAGCGGACTTTCGACGCTAATAACGCCGGATATCCTTCGACCTCCTGCTAGCCAAACTTGATAGCACAGACAGCTGCTTAAACTCCGGTATGACACAAATTATCTCTCGGTCAGACTTATCGTAAACAAACAGTCCCAAGGGAAGCTGCAGCCTCTGACTGAGGCTAAAGGTGTTAGCAAACTACTCACCTTTACTCGTCTGCAGGTGTCGATTTATGGTCCGGAAGCTATCAAAGGAGCCGCTCCTCTGTAAATTACCCACACTGCTCACACAGCTCTTCAGCCTGAAGAGGGGACATGTGCTACAGTCCGGTATAACTCGAGAAAGTCTCAAAGTCAGACCCATGCTCGACCGGACTGCAGCAGCCGCCATgattctgtttttgtcacatgACCGAAGGCGGCCAATGGGAAAAGAGCGCTGGCGGAGTGACGTCTCTGCTGTCACGCACAGCTCAGACAGCAGAGGGCGCTGCTGCGTCACACGTAGACTGCACAACGATTGTTTTATGTATGTGGTTGACTGACGGGTTGCAAAAGTACTCATATACTTGAGTGAAAGTGGCAGCAACACGGtataaataatacaagtccattcagtcaaaaaatgtatttaaatacagaagtaacagcagcaaaatgcacTGAAAGTAATAAAAGTGAGTACTCCTCGTGCAGAATGACCCGTTAGAGTTGGTGTATATTATAATGTCAtaattgttgctgttttgccTGTGATGGGGCTGTACTGATTTCTTCTttattcttttctctttctccagaTGATTCTAGTTATGAGTAAGGATGACATTGCATGCTTTTTTGTATTCATCTATGTCGGACtacaataatttaatataatctGAATTCTGCTTCTGCTGGAGcattttattactattgttgttttttcttattttacattaGCATACTACATTGGGTGCTATGTCTTTCACTCCACTTGCAGCTCTGACCAGGATAAGGCTGTTAAAATTTTGCATATGGTTAAGGGAGCAGGTCTGCCCAtagtttaataaaaatcaaaacattttctcaaagtCTCATTCAGTGTTAAACTCCATACTTgccaaaatcacacaacagTAAATACATGTTCTGCCATGTCTATGTGTGCTGTAGACAAAACCAGATAAGAAATGTGATGCAGGCTGGCAGCAGAAAACTGTTATGTATGACTGAGACCACTGGTGTGTGAAGACAGAGGAGTGATGTTATGACTAGAGGCAGGTGAAGCACTCAGGcgctctgttttctctctttctgtacCTCTCTGCCCTTGACATCCACTTGGAGAGAAAGGAAGTTAtcctaaagaaaaagaaaaaaagcagctatTAAATATAGAATCCCTTTACAGAGTAGTAAAACTCCCACAGTGGAGCATTGTGTTGATATTTGGGATGTGATTTATAGGGTTTAGTGAGCAATAATATAATACTGTAGCACCGtaatttttgtttctcttcttatctttttttttagtgtctcATGATGATTTGTCCTTTGGGGACAAGCTACtcttaaagtgtgtttttaagatatATACTAACCCACCCACCCCTACCATCTGGATCTGGCTGCAGAGGTTTTTTTCCATGGCCATAAAAAGGAAATGGGGCACTCGCATGtctagttttttattttatagggAGTGCTGGGAGTTAACTTGCTGGCATATAGATTATTACACTTTATATACTCTAAATCAACATAATGAAACACTATTACACTTTcatgtacgcacacacacacacacacacacacacacacacacacacacacacatacacacacactagcacacacacacctgcacaggaTTAGTGTCCAGGGACAGTTTACCTGAAGTCTGTAAATTTTGAGCACTTAGTATATCATTGGGCCCTGTAGTCCTTGGatcctgcaggtgtgtgtgtgtgtgtttgcaggggTGTGGTGGGTGGAGACTGTTACACGCTTGACTTGGATATGAAGTGGCCCCTAGCTGTTCCTTCAGATTACGCTCCCCTTGCTCCCTAAAGCTTGTGCAGTACAATAACTCATACACCTCCGCATACACACTCATACCTCCTTGAACCACTCACACTGACAGACATTTTcttcagacagaaaaacacagacacagtaaaACACACTCTTCTTACAAATGTCGCTCCCCTAGGGGCCAGCAGCAACAGCACGTGAGGACATTTCAGCAGTGATATAGCGATCTATCTGAATCTCCCCTGAGTACACCATGTGTA
Proteins encoded in this window:
- the zglp1 gene encoding GATA-type zinc finger protein 1 isoform X2 — its product is MSTGPRTQSAFIQGNQSTVENDASHSALLFLFQEVSKLASPIHNGFLDANSPSSWLHETSRQGAFIVKKEEEDSHLFQNSNSSCEHSLSHMSPYNQFKRVREESHTSKVTSLIEPHPKCNSPWKVLSLINLQCERLLHQRDVEESDQSSESPTTKKGLSIHKSSTATADVTDQGVGGDYVSVECTLRPSTIYKRQEIPACVSVVEDVRGEFSRGDGGYEPQCCVKDSTVAEPVTVLSVNRQFEGNQECKEFFTSEQVSLHAPLPENVLSHTRIPCATRNAQLTVHSNEDAHVALSKPAVTLDHNANLAGTEEPLCDTQLSPTSSVLPSSPSASLLYNATGKCHLLSKQTDKKTASKAECTDAHIEEECPPVAQPKSSSYNGETDTSPSATSKPEPRPVQEEEIAPLSTQQWRTKTPRKQPHPSRSANIQDPDFQGVTFRMDTELDDNREQCRLLITSKYSKELRKSVRKPRPRTRMSQKSLKTSSSDEEGDLTTSVSKGKVCASCCTKKTPMWRDAEDGTPLCNACGISLQK
- the zglp1 gene encoding GATA-type zinc finger protein 1 isoform X1, giving the protein MSTGPRTQSAFIQGNQSTVENDASHSALLFLFQEVSKLASPIHNGFLDANSPSSWLHETSRQGAFIVKKEEEDSHLFQNSNSSCEHSLSHMSPYNQFKRVREESHTSKVTSLIEPHPKCNSPWKVLSLINLQCERLLHQRDVEESDQSSESPTTKKGLSIHKSSTATADVTDQGVGGDYVSVECTLRPSTIYKRQEIPACVSVVEDVRGEFSRGDGGYEPQCCVKDSTVAEPVTVLSVNRQFEGNQECKEFFTSEQVSLHAPLPENVLSHTRIPCATRNAQLTVHSNEDAHVALSKPAVTLDHNANLAGTEEPLCDTQLSPTSSVLPSSPSASLLYNATGKCHLLSKQTDKKTASKAECTDAHIEEECPPVAQPKSSSYNGETDTSPSATSKPEPRPVQEEEIAPLSTQQWRTKTPRKQPHPSRSANIQDPDFQGVTFRMDTELDDNREQCRLLITSKYSKELRKSVRKPRPRTRMSQKSLKTSSSDEEGDLTTSVSKGKVCASCCTKKTPMWRDAEDGTPLCNACGIRYKKYRVRCVNCWHIPRKEGNSTSRCLKCGNFVRLTSAQRKHTT
- the fdx2 gene encoding ferredoxin-2, mitochondrial is translated as MAAAAVRSSMGLTLRLSRVIPDCSTCPLFRLKSCVSSVGNLQRSGSFDSFRTINRHLQTSKGLHHSEEGSSTAEDPEEDVVNVVYIDRSGQRIPVKAKVGDNVLYLAHKHGIDLEGACEASLACSTCQVYVSEDHFDKLPEPLEREDDMLDMAPMLQENSRLGCQIILTPELEGMELTLPKVTRNFYVDGHVPKPH